The genomic interval ATTAAGAGAATATTTTATAATGTCGTTTACCTCATATTTTGTGTAGGTACGGATTCCACTAGAAATACATAGCAATGAGGTCCCGAGATTCGAAGGGTCATTTTTTATAAAATCAGGTAAATTAAATACTGGAATAATGGCTTCCATCGCGCTATCTTGACCTGATGTAATAGTTGTTTTCATAAAGGCAGTACGGCAATTTTTGAACAGTTCTCTAAAACTTTCGAAATCAAAACTACTATTTCGATAATGCGTAATTGTAGCATCGCCAGAGGGTATTTCTTTAAAGCCAAAATCACCAAAATTGGAATCTTCACTTATTAGAAGCAAAGTTTTGTACTGGTTGCGAACAGCTTCCATTTCTGCTATAAATTGTTCTCGCTTATTTGTATTGTCAAACTGATTGGGTACAACCAAACAACCAATTGTTAGACTTTCTTGACTATTAAAGATTCTCATAGAAATAATTTTATTGGCAGTTTTTTCAACAAAAAGGTCTGCACAGTCGGCATCAAAAGGAAGTGAATTGATATCGATTAATTTACCTTTCTCCCATTTTTCTTGAGCTTTATTAAATGCTTCAAATCTTGCCTTAGCTTGAGCTGTTTGAGTGTTTTTCATAATTTGTTGTTGATTGTTGTAACTATTTTTTTTTATCGAAATTTCAAATTCTTTGATGTTACTATTGAAATTGCAAGTGCATTACCAAGATTTTCGTCTTCGCTTACCATCATTGTAATATTGGCATCGTAACCCGATTTTTCTTGAATATAGTCGTTGATAATTCCAACTTCATCAATGCTTAATTCGGTGGAATAGCAAGATATATGCAAAAAGATATTTTTATGGAGATTCACTAAAAGTGGTAAAAGTGCCAATTCAATCGCCTTTGAAGCTCTTGCATTTCCTGAGGCAATGGCAAAGCCAATTAAAGCTTGTTCTGGGTTTTCTATTGCCGTTTTTGTTTTAGCTAAGAGTTTGCTGTTATTGAGTAGTTCTTTTATAAATGAATGATGTATGTCTATAAGATATTCTTCGTAATTGCTTTTCAAATCAATTTCCAAAATCATTGAAGCGGACAATTCACTTTTAGTTTGCTGGTTGCTTTTGTTCATCTTGTTTTTTTAAAAGACAAAGAAAGCAAGGTAGTATGCCAAAGTGCGGCGGTTTAAAATTTTATTTTATCTCAAAAGCATTTTGATATGTAATTATGGTGTCATTTTTAATAAAATTTAAATTTTGGTTTTGATATTTTATATGGGCTACCAATTGATGGTTATTGAATTCAGACATATTAAAGGTAAAATCGTCTATACTCAATTGCTGAGAAGTGATTTCGAGTTGATTTGAACTTATTAATCCAATCGTTTTTTGAACTACATAAATTCCATTTTCTAATGTATTGGTTAAAAAATTATGATTCTTCTCCACTTTAAATAAAGGAAACAACAACATTTCATTAAACAATTCCTGAGATTGAATTTTCAATACTTTTCGGCGATTAAACCATATTTCGATAAGACTTTTTGGAGTGTTGACCATTCCGCTGACTACATTAGCATTGATATCCGATAGTTCTTTATATCTTCTATCTTTTAAACCATAATAAAAAAATGGATCTAAAAGTAAATCAGTAAGAAGGATGTTTTTTCTAGTCGCAATGGAGTTCCAATGATGATAAGTTTCTGATTCCAATTGCAGTTGCCGAATTTCTATTCCTTCACCGAAAGTATTTATTTTTATTTTAGGCATACTTTTATTTTATTGAAATCAAAAAGCACGAGGTTAGTTTTGAAATAACACTAAAACGGCACACTTTTGAGGTGTGCCGTTTGTAAAATTAATGAGAGAAAATAACTTTAACTTTTCTCTGTTTTAATTTCTTTTACAACTTCTATAAGCTGGTTAATTTTAATCACAATTTCATTAACATTGTTTTCTTCTAATACCTCTTCCCACTTAAGATTATTGAAGTTTTTGTCAAATTCCGCATCCCTTTTAACCCAATTTGTTTGACTATCATTTATTTCTCTTATGCTTTGTCTTATCTCACCATCATCAGAATTAACATCTATTCCCAATTCTAAATTAAAATTATTATTAAAAAAAAGTAAAACTCCAATCTTGAAATCAGTATTTTTAGAAAACCACATTCCTGACTCATATTTACCATATGGCACTGTATCATCATAATTTTCGCTTGTTAAATCTTTTCCTATTTTGTCTTTTATTTTACTAATAAGTCTTTTGCAAATTTCCAATTTAATTTTTTCAGTCCCAATCCCAGTAATTGTCAAAGCACTTTCTAAATTTTGGGGATTATTTAAAATTTTATCTAAAATCTCATTTTCCATGTTTTGGTGTGTTGTTTGATTTGTTAATTTTTTTATTAGATAAATATATTGTTTTATTGCTTCCCTAAGCATTGGATGATTTACAGCTTCTTTTAAACAAAATTCAAGCCAATCAACAATTTGTTCTTTATACGAAATAGATATATAATCTTTTTGATTATTGTCTACTTCTGATGCTGTATTTGAATCATATCCAGTCAAAGTTAAAAATAAAATCTTTGCTTGTGGATAAGCATTTCTATACCTAATTAGTTGATTTTCTTGTTCATAAGCATCAATTTTATTTTCTATTAGTATTACGTTTCCTTTAGCGTCTTTTATCACTATGTCAACTCTTCCTCCTTTAGTTTTGTCTTCATTAATTACAGAAATATATTCTTCGGTAATAGCATTTGCAGAAGCTGTTTCAAACTCATTTAAATTATCTCCACAAACTTCTTTTATAAAAAGTTTTAAAAACAAATCTTTCAAACCGTGACTTCCTTTAGGATTTAATAATTCGCCCAAAAATGCAGAATGGGTTTTTACTTCTCTTCTTTCCATTGAAAGAATTGAAAAAATATTAAAATTTTCTCCTGTAATCATAGCGATTTCATCATACTTCTTTTGAATGATTGAAACCTGTTGTAATAAATTAGTTATTTCTGTCATAATTATTATTTATCTAAAAACATTTTAAAAAGCTCCCCACAAGCCCTAGCATCGCTCAAGGCCTCGTGATGATTTAATTCTATCTCAAATTTTTCGCACAAGTCATCAAATTTAACTTATAAATCTTATAAAAATTAATCTATTTTTGTTTTTTATAACCATTCCATATTGCATCAATCAATTGCTATAAAAGAAGAAATGCAAAGTCAAATTTTTAAATTATTTAATATTTTATAAATTGATAAACGACTTTTATTTCAAACCAAATTAATTCAAGTAAACTCAAGTTCTACCTAGTAAATTCAGTATGTACCTAAAGTTGATGAAATCATTAATAATGTTTGAAAATCCCTATGGATTGAGATTCAATATTCTCTTCAAAACATTTTAACAGGAGTGTAGAGTCAGAATTTATTTAATTTCCCAATTTACTTCACCTAAATCAACAACTCCATTCATTTCAATTTCTACCCAAGAAGAAAGGTTTCCTTCAACACATTTTAAACGAAATTCAAAACCCGAAAAAGTTTCATTATTAATATTCAAAGTTGTCCCCTTTTGTAAATGACTTGTCATTATATCATGCTGTTCATCTGAAAGTTCAATTATTATTTGTTTCATATTACTGTTTATTAAAACTTAATTTATATAATTCTTCAATCGCTCTAATTCCATTTTGTTTTATTTTTCGGGCACCAATACCAGCAAAATCCCTTTTTGTTATTTTCGGAGCAGTTTTTAAGGTATAGAATTTTGCTTTAGTATACGACCATTTAAACCAAGTGTTTTGCTCCTGGTCAAATACAAAAACCTCCTTTTTTGTATCAATTGCCATTTGAATTGCCCAACCTGTACCGCCTGAAACACATTCTACTCCAGATTTAAAAATGATTTTACTTACTGCGAAAATCTGTTTGGCATTTTTGATTTGTTGCCAATTTCTTGACAGTAAATTCAAGTGTTTATGAAATGTTTTTCGCTTTAATGTTTTTTGGGCAATTTCGACTTTTTGAACACCTTTAAGGAAATCTAATTCACTAATTTCAACTTTGTTTTTACTCTTGTGATAGGGTGTTTTATAGGAATAAGCCATTGTTTTTACACCATATAATTCTCCAATTGCTTCAAAAAAAGTATCAGCTCCAATTGCTCCGCCAGAATGACAAATAATTTGTTTTTGCTGTTTGTTTTTATTGTCCATTAAACTCATAATATTAAACTCATTTAAGCTACAAATATATTTTTAGAGAGTGCCATTCTATGACGTTTTAAAAAATAATTACAATTAATCTGTACATTCAAAATTGAAATTTATAAATACATATTTCTCTGTCTTTCTGCTTAAAGTCATATTTGGAAATTTATTTTTGGGATCTACCATTTTTTTTAAATCTACATCTGATAAATGTGTTACATCATCTTTGTAAAATATGACACTTTGCGCTGAAATATGATTCCAAATCCAGGACTCATATACAACTTCATAATTATCTAAAAAACCGGGTATTGAAAAGACTGTTTTTGTCTCCGAATCTGTTGGAATGTCTTTAAATTTTGTCATAACTACTTTTATGGTTTATATTATAACACAAAATTAAAAACCAATAACGCCATTTTGTGACGCTATCGGGTCTTTTTTATAAAATTAAAATTCTTTAATCTTAGATTTTATTTAGTTATTTGCTGAGTGTTTTTCAAATTTTTGCTTGAATTCATCACTATTTAAGTAGTCAGAAATTTTTTTAAAAAGATGTTCGTTATTAAATACATACTCAAGAATTTTTTCTGAATATTCATTAATCAATTTTTTCTTTTCCTCTACTGATAACATTTTTAAAATTTCACCATCATTGTTGAAATTTGCATACGACATACTTGAATATATTACTGAATTTTTAGCTGATTTTAAATTGTCTAATCCTAGAATTTCATTAATTTCCTTTCCAGTAAACTCTTTTATATTATCTAAGTTAATCTCTCGATTAATAATAATTCCACAAAGAGTTTCAAAAGTATTTATATTATATCTGAAATAGAAATAACATTTATCTGTTGCTGCTTTAGAATAAATTAACAAATAGCGAAATTGATTTTGAAACGAAAATGTATCTGTTTTTACTTCCCATCCTTCGTTTTTAATTTTACCGTCATTTTTTAATTCTCTTTCGAGATCATTCCAAAAACTTTCTAAAACTTCCTGTTTTACCTTATTGAAGTTATTATGGATTTCTTTTGCTGCTAAATAATTTGCTTTAATAATTTCTTTTATTTCTGCTGCCATTTGATTGTTAGTTGTTTGATGGGTTAATTTTTTTAATAAATAAATATATTGCTGAATTACTTCTCTGAGCATCGGGAATTTTACAGCTTCTTTTAGACATTTTTCAAGCCATTCAATAATATCTTTTTTATATGAAATCAAAAAATAGGTTTCATTTAGCGTCATTTTTTCTCCAACAGATGATGGAGGATTTCCATTCAGTGTTAAAAATAAAATTGGAGCATCTGGATATTTATTGTTATATCTTAGTAATTGATTTTCTTGCTCGCCAGCGTAGATTTTATTTTCAATTAAAATTGCTTTGTTTGCTTTATCTTTTATTACAATATCTATTCTCCCGCCTTCCGTTTTATCTTCATTTATAATACCCGCGTGTTCCTCAACTATTGAATGTGAATTTTTAGTATCTAAACTAAATTTAGAATTAAGATCAATTGGGTTTTCGACATTATTCAATCCAGATGTAATTTGTTCAATAAACAATTTCAATGGAACTTCATCTAAACCGTGACTTCCTTTAGGATTTAGCAATTCTCCAATTATGGCTGAATGTGTTTTTACTTCATTGCTTTCCATTCCCATAACAGAAAAAATATTGAAATTTTCTCCAGTTATTTTCGCTAATTTTTCATAATTATTTAACAAAGAATTAGTTTGTGAAAGCAGTATTTTTAAATTATTCATATTTTAATCTTGATTTTTGTTTGGTTAAATATTAATAGCTATTACTTAAATAGTTCTAATCAAAGAACCACTTTCTTTTCTCACTTCTGTTTTACCTTTATCGGTAGTCACTAAAATTTCGCTACCACTAAATTTTGCTCTCAAGGCGTGACTACTTGTTATAGTTCTAATTAATGATCCTGATTCTTTGCGTAGTTCTACTTTTCCTTTATCTGTAGTTACTAAAATCAAAGAACCATCATTGTTGATGTCCGCATCAACGGCGCCACTACTTACAATTGTTCTAATAAGAGACCCCGTATTTTTGCGAAGTTCTACTTTACTGCCATTTAATTTTACAATATTCATATATCTATTATTTAAGGTTACTTGTTTGGATTTTAAAATTCTTCGTCATAAAGATTATTTTTAATGTTACAATTTATATTTTGTAGAATGTCGTCTTTTGTAGAAATAAAATCGGGCCAAAAAGTATTAGAATAAAAAAACTTTATTTCCAAAACATCTTCTTTTTCCAAACACAAATAATCAGTATACATTTCATATCGTTCCCAAGTAAAATAATCTTCATCATATTCGGGTTTTGTTTTACCTAGTTCTCTTTTTTCAAAAGGAAATCCTTGTACTTGATAGTCTTTAGACTCACAATAGTTTGAGATTAGTTCTTGAATATACACTTCATGTATTCCAGCTACTTTTTCACCATCGAATGATGAATCAGTTGCTTTCCAAAGAGGATATGTACTACGTATTTCTCGTTTAATTTCTTCAATTGTCATAATTGGTTTTGTTATATATTGAATTAAAAATGTAAAAACATTCCATTTATTGATACAATTTCCCCATCTCGGCAATCCTATTTTTTACTTCATTTTGCAAAAAAATTGGTTCAATAACTTTTACTTCTGCACCCAATTTTAGAATCTCCATGATAATGTCATGGGTAGGATGGATAAAAATGGCTAATAAAACCCGTTCTTCATTTTCTTCTAAAATATGTTGGGAATCGTGCAAGGGAAAACTTTTGGCGTAATTGCCTTGTACTTTTGTAAATTCCAAAACTATTTTTGTGGCAGGTTCATACGTTTCAACTCCAAAAGCGTCTTTGAATTCTTTTTCGACATTGTAAGGAATGGGTTTGAACTTGGTATCCGTAACAATCAAATTTGAAATTCGGTCCATTCCAAAAGTTTTAATTACTTCATCTTTTTTATCAAGAGCTACTAAGTACCATCGTTGTTGTGATTCTTTGATGGCAATTGGCTTTACGATACGTTGGGTTGTGAAATCTTCCCAGTGTTTTTGATGGGTGAATTTTAAAATGAAATTGTTTTGGATTGCATGTATAATGCCGTGAATATGCTCTGTTCCTAACGATTTTCGTTTTTCTAGGAATACGCTTGGAGATAATTTGTTACCTTCCTGCAAAGCATGATGAATAGAAAACGCATCAATCATGCGGGTTACCGATTGGTCTTCGATTTCGTCTTCGTCAATAAAATAGGTTTTGTCTTTGCGATCGTATTGAATTACAATTCCGAAAAGTGCATCTATGTCGCTTTTATCCCGCTCAAATGTTCTGATGGCGTACTCAAAATCAGTGTCAACTTCGTCTTTTTGAAGTTTGTCAATCACATATTTTTGTAAACTTGCAAAATTTGAAGGTAGACTTCTTAAACGGTCCACCACATACAAATACCTTTTGAAATAGATTAATTTTGACATCTTAATTGGATTAATTTTGTCAAAGATAAATCTTTAGTCTGCCAATATATGACGGTCTAATAAAAATTAAGTACTATTTTACTTCCACTTAATTCCACACCCAATACTAGGTTTTTGGTTGGGATTCATAACACGGTTGTATAAAACGCTGTCAATTGCACCGCGTAAATCATTGCCGCTTATTGAAATTCCGTTTCCGGGTCTGCTGTCATCCATTTGACCACGATAAACCAACAGATCTTGTTGGTCAAACAAATAAAAATCAGGAGTACAAGCCGCTTGATAGGCTTTGGCTGCTTCTTGTGTCGGATCAAATAGATAGGGGAATTCAAAACTATTTTCAAATGCGTATTCGGTCATTAACTCTGGTCCGTCTTGAGGGAAATTAATACTATCATTGCTAGAAATTGCAACGATTCCGAGACCTTGAACTCGATAATCATTGGCTATGCGAACAACCTCTTCTATAACATGATGCACAAAAGGACAATGGTTGCAGATGAACATAACGAGCGTTCCTTTTTCACCTTTACAATCACTAAAATTGAAATTTTTAGTTTCAGAAGTTCTATCGTTTAGGTAAAAGTCAGGAGCTTTAGTCCCTAATGCGAGCATGTTTGATTCGATTCGAGCCATGGTAGAATTGTTTTAGAGTTTAAAGTTATAAAAAATGCCTTGTTTTATGCGGTTAAAAAAGTAAATTTAAATTAAAATATAGAAAAGATGATTAGTTGGCAAGATTTTGAAAAAGTAGCCATGCATGTGGGAACTATTTTAGAAGCAAATGATTTTCGGGAAGCGAAAAATTCCGCCTATCAATTGATAATTGATTTTGGCAACGAAATCGGAATTCT from Flavobacterium ovatum carries:
- a CDS encoding PD-(D/E)XK nuclease family protein; amino-acid sequence: MNNLKILLSQTNSLLNNYEKLAKITGENFNIFSVMGMESNEVKTHSAIIGELLNPKGSHGLDEVPLKLFIEQITSGLNNVENPIDLNSKFSLDTKNSHSIVEEHAGIINEDKTEGGRIDIVIKDKANKAILIENKIYAGEQENQLLRYNNKYPDAPILFLTLNGNPPSSVGEKMTLNETYFLISYKKDIIEWLEKCLKEAVKFPMLREVIQQYIYLLKKLTHQTTNNQMAAEIKEIIKANYLAAKEIHNNFNKVKQEVLESFWNDLERELKNDGKIKNEGWEVKTDTFSFQNQFRYLLIYSKAATDKCYFYFRYNINTFETLCGIIINREINLDNIKEFTGKEINEILGLDNLKSAKNSVIYSSMSYANFNNDGEILKMLSVEEKKKLINEYSEKILEYVFNNEHLFKKISDYLNSDEFKQKFEKHSANN
- a CDS encoding thioredoxin family protein, giving the protein MARIESNMLALGTKAPDFYLNDRTSETKNFNFSDCKGEKGTLVMFICNHCPFVHHVIEEVVRIANDYRVQGLGIVAISSNDSINFPQDGPELMTEYAFENSFEFPYLFDPTQEAAKAYQAACTPDFYLFDQQDLLVYRGQMDDSRPGNGISISGNDLRGAIDSVLYNRVMNPNQKPSIGCGIKWK
- a CDS encoding WYL domain-containing protein; its protein translation is MSKLIYFKRYLYVVDRLRSLPSNFASLQKYVIDKLQKDEVDTDFEYAIRTFERDKSDIDALFGIVIQYDRKDKTYFIDEDEIEDQSVTRMIDAFSIHHALQEGNKLSPSVFLEKRKSLGTEHIHGIIHAIQNNFILKFTHQKHWEDFTTQRIVKPIAIKESQQRWYLVALDKKDEVIKTFGMDRISNLIVTDTKFKPIPYNVEKEFKDAFGVETYEPATKIVLEFTKVQGNYAKSFPLHDSQHILEENEERVLLAIFIHPTHDIIMEILKLGAEVKVIEPIFLQNEVKNRIAEMGKLYQ
- a CDS encoding PD-(D/E)XK nuclease family protein, coding for MTEITNLLQQVSIIQKKYDEIAMITGENFNIFSILSMERREVKTHSAFLGELLNPKGSHGLKDLFLKLFIKEVCGDNLNEFETASANAITEEYISVINEDKTKGGRVDIVIKDAKGNVILIENKIDAYEQENQLIRYRNAYPQAKILFLTLTGYDSNTASEVDNNQKDYISISYKEQIVDWLEFCLKEAVNHPMLREAIKQYIYLIKKLTNQTTHQNMENEILDKILNNPQNLESALTITGIGTEKIKLEICKRLISKIKDKIGKDLTSENYDDTVPYGKYESGMWFSKNTDFKIGVLLFFNNNFNLELGIDVNSDDGEIRQSIREINDSQTNWVKRDAEFDKNFNNLKWEEVLEENNVNEIVIKINQLIEVVKEIKTEKS